One window from the genome of Nitrospirota bacterium encodes:
- the gatA gene encoding Asp-tRNA(Asn)/Glu-tRNA(Gln) amidotransferase subunit GatA: protein MELYSLTIHELHDLLKKGEVSSREITASVYDRIHEVNDKVRAYQFLTEDKAFAQAEHADKVISSGGNVPYLTGIPLAIKDNLCTEGVPTTCASKILYNFIPPYNANVINRLENEGYVHTGMTNMDEFAMGSSTENSAFQTTRNPWDIERVPGGSSGGSAAAVAADECIAALGSDTGGSIRQPAALCGVVGFKPTYGRVSRYGLIAFASSLDQIGPITKDVTDSAIMLKAISGHDSKDSTSVNQPVPDYLSVLGRDIKGMRLGIPREYFIGGLAPSIENSVKKALSVLEGLGAETVEISLPHTEYAVAVYYIIATAEASSNLARYDGAKYGYRAKDAVDLIDMYKKTRDEGFGSEVKRRIMLGTYVLSAGYYDAYYKKAQQVRTLIKGDFDKAFTQVDAILTPTSPTPAFKVGEKTQNPLEMYLSDIFTISVNLAGIPGISIPCGFTKEDLPVGLQILGRHFDEEKILQIAYSYEQATEWHKKRPEIG, encoded by the coding sequence GTGGAACTTTATAGTCTGACAATACATGAGCTTCATGATCTTCTGAAAAAAGGAGAGGTCTCATCCCGTGAGATTACTGCATCTGTCTATGATAGAATACATGAGGTTAATGATAAGGTTCGTGCTTATCAGTTTCTAACAGAAGACAAGGCGTTCGCACAGGCAGAACATGCGGACAAAGTAATAAGCAGTGGAGGGAATGTCCCCTATCTTACAGGTATTCCGCTTGCAATAAAAGATAATCTATGCACAGAGGGTGTGCCGACTACCTGTGCCTCAAAGATACTTTATAATTTTATCCCGCCATATAATGCAAATGTAATCAACCGGCTTGAGAATGAAGGTTATGTTCATACCGGCATGACCAATATGGATGAGTTTGCAATGGGCTCTTCAACAGAGAACTCGGCATTTCAGACTACAAGAAACCCATGGGATATTGAAAGAGTACCGGGCGGCTCAAGCGGCGGCTCTGCTGCTGCGGTTGCAGCAGATGAATGTATTGCGGCACTCGGTTCTGATACCGGAGGCTCAATACGCCAGCCAGCGGCCCTATGCGGTGTAGTGGGGTTTAAACCGACTTATGGTCGTGTTTCACGTTATGGCCTGATTGCATTTGCTTCATCACTTGACCAGATTGGACCTATCACAAAAGATGTAACTGATTCTGCAATAATGTTAAAGGCCATAAGCGGTCATGACAGTAAAGATTCCACCTCTGTTAATCAACCTGTGCCTGATTATCTCAGTGTTTTGGGGCGTGATATAAAAGGTATGAGACTTGGTATCCCGCGTGAGTATTTCATCGGCGGCCTTGCACCTTCAATAGAAAATAGTGTGAAGAAGGCATTGAGTGTGCTTGAGGGGCTTGGTGCTGAAACAGTTGAAATTTCCCTTCCGCATACTGAATATGCAGTTGCAGTCTATTATATTATTGCTACAGCAGAGGCAAGCTCCAACCTTGCCAGATATGACGGGGCCAAATACGGTTACAGGGCAAAGGATGCGGTTGACCTGATTGATATGTACAAAAAGACAAGGGATGAAGGATTCGGTTCTGAAGTCAAAAGGAGGATAATGCTTGGGACTTATGTCCTCAGTGCAGGATATTATGATGCCTATTACAAAAAGGCACAGCAGGTCAGGACCCTGATAAAAGGGGATTTTGATAAGGCATTTACACAGGTAGATGCCATACTGACACCAACTTCACCGACACCTGCATTCAAGGTCGGAGAGAAGACACAGAACCCCCTTGAGATGTATCTATCAGATATATTCACAATATCAGTAAACCTTGCGGGGATTCCCGGTATCTCGATACCGTGCGGATTTACAAAAGAAGACCTCCCTGTTGGATTGCAGATACTCGGCAGGCATTTTGATGAAGAGAAGATATTGCAGATAGCATATAGCTATGAGCAGGCTACGGAGTGGCATAAGAAGAGGCCGGAGATAGGATAG
- a CDS encoding aspartate 1-decarboxylase — translation MLRKMLRAKIHRATVTDANLSYEGSITIDEDLIEAAGILPYEQVMVSNLNNGERFETYVILGQRGSGQVCLNGPTARKALSGDKIVIFCYESYSEEELKTYKPKIIIVNEKNEIVSTDTKL, via the coding sequence TTGCTGAGAAAGATGCTTAGGGCTAAGATACACAGGGCGACAGTGACGGATGCTAACCTTAGTTATGAGGGGAGTATTACCATTGATGAAGACCTGATTGAGGCCGCAGGTATATTACCTTATGAGCAGGTTATGGTGTCAAACCTGAATAATGGTGAGCGGTTTGAGACTTATGTTATCCTTGGTCAGCGTGGAAGCGGCCAGGTGTGCCTGAATGGCCCTACAGCGAGAAAGGCACTGTCTGGGGATAAGATAGTTATATTCTGTTATGAATCCTATAGTGAAGAGGAACTGAAGACTTACAAACCTAAGATAATTATTGTGAATGAGAAGAATGAGATAGTTTCGACAGACACAAAGTTATGA